In Maniola hyperantus chromosome 20, iAphHyp1.2, whole genome shotgun sequence, the following are encoded in one genomic region:
- the LOC117991657 gene encoding RNA polymerase II-associated protein 3-like isoform X2 — MAEVGPVSLDSKKSQSVKMEKLREEAQYEKERGNNFVKQEKWDDAIACYNRAIELVKDDAIYYANRGLCHLKKESLHQAETDCTEALRLDPTYVKALQRRATAREKLGSLRAASHDLNEVIKLEPHNAAARRQLNAIKARMGTKGTKSKSSPTSTPTSESNLISKTKGHPKIIEIQDSSVKLVKELSPLEKWRDGIGEDVTVIKPVKKPPHLRSKRALKHVPIQEILLGRTIVEKPATHLKIIEIEDDQAHGDSNNNDSNKISQKSDIHYDHDIGHGDQSVGHDIGHGDESVGQSDKSEVNNEFVKVSDLSEKVVANMVPPVNSVQFILEWKALRGNDAARSDYLSIIEPSKLPSIFENALESDVLSEVLQTLHNNREKFKDKTIGEYLKNLCRVKRFSALVMFLSSNDKELLNSMLSHCKEVEHISDSDLMELKNKYEL, encoded by the exons GGAAACAACTTTGTGAAGCAGGAAAAGTGGGATGATGCCATAGCGTGCTACAACCGTGCTATAGAGCTCGTGAAGGATGATGCTATTTACTACGCTAATAGAGGTCTCTGCCACCTTAAGAAAGAGAG TCTCCACCAAGCCGAGACAGATTGTACAGAGGCACTCCGCTTAGATCCTACATACGTAAAGGCGCTCCAACGTCGAGCCACAGCCAGAGAGAAGCTAGGCTCTTTGCGTGCTGCTTCACACGACCTTAACGAAGTCATCAAGTTAGAGCCCCACAATGCTGCAGCCAGGCGACAACTGAATGCCATCAAAGCTCGGATGGGGACTAAAGGA ACTAAATCTAAATCATCACCAACATCAACACCTACGTCGGAATCCAATCTGATATCAAAAACCAAAGGTCATCCTAAGATCATAGAGATACAAGACAGTTCAGTAAAGTTAGTAAAAGAGTTATCGCCATTAGAGAAGTGGAGGGATGGGATTGGTGAAGATGTGACAGTGATTAAACCAGTCAAGAAACCGCCGCACTTGAGATCTAAG agAGCCCTGAAACACGTACCGATCCAAGAAATCCTATTAGGCAGAACTATAGTAGAGAAACCAGCTACTCATCTCAAAATCATTGAGATTGAAGACGACCAAGCTCATGGTGACTCCAATAACAACGACTCAAACAAAATAAgccaaaaaagtgacattcactATGATCATGATATCGGTCACGGTGACCAAAGTGTTGGTCATGATATCGGTCACGGTGATGAAAGTGTTGGTCAGAGTGACAAAAGCGAAGTCAACAATGAATTTGTTAAAGTTAGTGATCTCAGTGAAAAAGTTGTAGCTAATATGGTACCACCAGTGAATAGTGTTCAATTTATATTGGAGTGGAAGGCTTTGAGAGGAAATGATGCAGCTAGGAGTGATTATTTAAGT atAATAGAACCATCCAAATTACCGTCAATTTTCGAAAACGCACTTGAAAGCGACGTGCTCTCGGAAGTACTCCAAACATTACACAATAATAGGGAGAAATTCAAGGACAAAACTATTGGAGAATATCTGAAGAATCTATGCAGAGTGAAGAGATTCTCTGCATTAGTTATGTTCCTCTCTAGTAATGATAAGGAAT TACTAAACAGCATGCTGTCCCATTGCAAGGAAGTAGAACATATCAGCGACAGTGACTTAATGGAATTGAAGAACAAATATGAACTCTAA
- the LOC117992025 gene encoding uncharacterized protein — protein MSYGWFISTIHSIDYIYTVIKMLSALDAISHFTRIRYRLKRMKDILKDYYSIVETLPGVTKDVICRKDLTETRYNSRLNLLSTIGNKNNRSNVILNLSKCYLLLLEQCDYVNALFGFRILLGGLVGLLEMVMLINLIIRLIIGTMIPYYEATWFPLISTAMKIVNYSSILLCGISSCEQNYTQIDRIIRCIDHLLTNKKIPLEVFQALNELRELVITRPVSFNAVNFYTLDYPTMLSMASAVVTYTIILLQNMQ, from the exons ATGTCGTATGGATGGTTCATAAGCACTATTCATAGCATCGACTATATATATACAGTCATTAAAATGCTGTCAGCTCTGGATGCTATCTCACATTTCACCCGCATTAGATATCGTTTAAAAAGGATGAAAGATATTCTTAAGGATTACTATTCCATCGTTGAAACGTTGCCTGGTGTCACCAAAGATGTGATTTGCAGAAAAGATTTGACCGAAACTAGGTATAATAGCCGTTTGAATTTATTGAGCACTATTGGCAATAAAAATAATCGATCCAATGTCATTTTAAATCTCAGCAAATGCTATTTGCTTTTGCTTGAGCAATGTGACTATGTAAACGCTTTGTTCGGATTCAGG ATTCTTCTTGGTGGTTTGGTTGGTCTTTTAGAAATGGTGATGCTGATTAATTTGATCATAAGGCTAATAATTGGAACAATG ATCCCCTACTACGAAGCAACATGGTTTCCATTAATTTCGACAGCTATGAAAATTGTGAACTATTCCTCAATACTTCTGTGTGGGATAAGTTCTTGTGAGCAGAACTATACACAAATTGATCGGATTATACGATGTATTGATCATTTGTTGACGAACAAGAAAATAC CATTGGAGGTCTTCCAAGCCTTGAATGAGCTGCGCGAACTCGTCATCACACGACCGGTCAGCTTCAATGCGGTGAATTTCTACACCTTGGACTACCCCACTATGCTGTCCATGGCCTCCGCTGTTGTCACGTACACCATCATACTGCTGCAGAATATGCAATAA